The following proteins are encoded in a genomic region of Spirosoma sp. SC4-14:
- a CDS encoding YgiQ family radical SAM protein produces MLERPLTDWLPLTKQEVEKRGWDEVDIVLVSGDAYVDHPAFGTAVIGRIMESEGFRVAIIAQPNWKDDLRDFKKYGRPKYFFGVTAGCMDSMVNHYTANKRLRSNDSYTPGGEAGFRPDYATIVYSNILKTLYPDVPVLLGGIEASLRRVTHYDYWQDKLMPSILVDSGADMLVYGMGEQPLREILKLVRKNVPFSSMRNINQVAFMHDASTELRDYNNWNTVALASHEECLTDKIKYAANFKIVEVESNKWQANRITQKVGDQVLVINPPFKTMDETEIDKSFDLPYTRMPHPKYKKRGPIPAYDMIKFSVNMHRGCFGGCSFCTISAHQGKFIASRSEKSVLKEVDEITKHPEFKGYISDLGGPSANMYKMKGKDESICARCQSPSCIHPVICSNLDTSHKPLTELYRKVDANPKIKKAFVGSGVRYDLLVDDFNKNNEDGNHDEYMEQLTTRHVSGRLKVAPEHTADDTLRIMRKPSFKYFKLFKKKYDQIQEKHNLKQPLIPYFISSHPGCEEQDMANLAAETKDMGFQLEQVQDFTPTPMTVAEVIYYSGVHPYTLKPVKTAKTRDEKQAQNRYFFWYKPEYKDWIRNRLNKLNRPDLADKLLGSPKKEKTGKPSFNRNFSSKKKR; encoded by the coding sequence ATGCTCGAAAGACCCCTTACCGATTGGTTGCCTCTGACGAAACAGGAAGTTGAGAAAAGAGGCTGGGATGAAGTGGATATTGTGCTGGTGTCGGGGGACGCCTATGTTGACCATCCGGCTTTCGGAACGGCCGTTATTGGTCGGATCATGGAGAGCGAAGGCTTTCGCGTAGCCATTATTGCCCAACCCAACTGGAAAGACGATCTGCGCGATTTTAAAAAATATGGTCGCCCAAAATATTTCTTTGGGGTAACGGCTGGTTGTATGGATTCGATGGTGAATCACTATACGGCCAACAAACGCCTACGCTCCAACGATTCGTACACGCCCGGTGGCGAAGCGGGTTTCCGACCCGACTACGCGACTATTGTGTACTCCAATATCCTGAAAACGCTGTATCCTGATGTCCCGGTGCTGCTCGGTGGTATCGAAGCGTCGCTACGTCGGGTAACCCACTACGATTACTGGCAGGATAAGCTGATGCCGTCGATCCTGGTCGATTCGGGTGCCGATATGCTGGTATATGGTATGGGCGAACAACCGCTGCGTGAAATTCTGAAACTGGTTCGAAAAAATGTACCGTTTTCGTCCATGCGGAACATCAATCAGGTGGCGTTCATGCACGATGCCAGTACCGAACTCCGCGATTATAACAATTGGAATACGGTTGCGCTGGCGAGCCATGAAGAGTGCCTGACCGATAAAATCAAATACGCAGCCAACTTTAAGATTGTCGAAGTTGAGTCCAATAAGTGGCAGGCTAACCGGATTACGCAGAAAGTTGGCGATCAGGTATTAGTGATCAATCCACCGTTCAAAACGATGGACGAGACTGAAATCGACAAGTCGTTCGACCTGCCCTATACCCGAATGCCCCACCCGAAATACAAAAAACGGGGACCAATTCCGGCCTACGACATGATCAAGTTTTCGGTCAATATGCACCGGGGTTGTTTTGGCGGCTGTAGTTTCTGCACCATTTCGGCTCACCAGGGCAAGTTTATTGCCTCGCGCAGTGAAAAGTCGGTGCTGAAAGAAGTAGACGAAATTACAAAGCACCCAGAATTTAAGGGGTATATTTCGGATTTGGGTGGCCCGTCGGCCAATATGTATAAGATGAAGGGTAAAGACGAGTCGATCTGCGCCCGGTGCCAGAGCCCAAGCTGCATTCATCCGGTTATTTGCTCGAACCTCGATACCTCGCACAAACCATTAACAGAGTTATACCGCAAGGTCGATGCGAATCCGAAAATCAAGAAAGCGTTTGTGGGTTCGGGGGTGCGATACGATTTGCTGGTCGATGATTTCAACAAAAACAACGAAGACGGCAACCACGACGAATACATGGAGCAACTGACCACGCGCCACGTATCGGGCCGGTTGAAAGTGGCCCCTGAGCATACCGCCGACGATACGTTGCGGATTATGCGGAAACCGTCGTTCAAGTACTTCAAACTGTTCAAGAAAAAATACGACCAGATTCAGGAGAAGCACAACCTCAAGCAACCCCTGATTCCGTACTTCATTTCGTCGCACCCTGGCTGTGAAGAACAGGATATGGCCAATCTGGCGGCCGAAACCAAAGACATGGGTTTCCAGCTCGAACAGGTGCAGGATTTTACGCCAACACCCATGACCGTGGCCGAAGTTATTTATTACTCCGGCGTGCATCCGTATACGCTGAAGCCGGTCAAAACGGCCAAAACGCGGGACGAAAAGCAGGCACAAAACCGCTATTTCTTCTGGTATAAACCCGAATACAAAGACTGGATTCGGAACCGCCTGAACAAACTCAATCGTCCCGACCTGGCCGATAAACTGTTGGGTAGTCCGAAAAAAGAAAAAACCGGTAAGCCATCGTTTAACCGCAATTTTTCGAGTAAGAAAAAGCGGTAG
- a CDS encoding Nif3-like dinuclear metal center hexameric protein, whose protein sequence is MKNAPGRRQFLTTVTKAVGTSFLINTPFLTQANARTTATFTVGQVMDLILKTIPGAPFPKTVDTLKSGSPSQTVTGIVSTMFTTVEVIEKTIAAGANFIIAHEPTFYNHLDETDWLSNDPVFKHKHDLLTQNNIAVWRFHDYWHSHRPDGIRAGMLSALGWEKNVDPENPQVLLLPTTTVGQIIAHAKQKLGIKQLRLVGDISQKCQRVLLLPGAAGGRNQIMAIEKTKPDVVLLGEASEWETPEYIRDARQQGQMISLVVLGHIMSEAAGMEWLVSWLKPKVPGVKVSYIPSGNPFSYE, encoded by the coding sequence ATGAAGAACGCTCCCGGACGCCGTCAGTTTCTAACAACCGTTACCAAAGCCGTTGGCACGTCGTTCCTGATCAATACGCCTTTTTTAACTCAAGCCAATGCGCGAACCACAGCCACATTTACCGTTGGTCAGGTGATGGACCTGATCTTGAAAACGATTCCGGGCGCTCCATTTCCAAAAACCGTCGATACCCTAAAATCGGGCAGTCCTTCGCAGACCGTTACGGGCATTGTGTCGACCATGTTTACGACCGTGGAAGTGATCGAAAAAACCATTGCTGCCGGGGCCAACTTCATCATCGCTCATGAACCAACATTCTACAACCACCTTGACGAAACCGACTGGCTTAGCAACGATCCTGTCTTTAAACATAAACACGACTTACTGACCCAAAATAATATTGCCGTCTGGCGGTTCCACGACTACTGGCATTCGCATCGGCCCGATGGCATTCGGGCCGGGATGTTGTCGGCACTGGGTTGGGAGAAGAATGTAGATCCCGAAAACCCACAGGTGTTGCTTCTGCCAACAACAACCGTAGGTCAGATTATTGCCCATGCTAAGCAAAAATTGGGTATTAAGCAGTTACGGCTGGTAGGCGATATTTCGCAGAAATGTCAGCGTGTTTTGCTGTTGCCGGGCGCTGCGGGTGGTCGAAATCAGATTATGGCCATCGAAAAAACCAAACCCGATGTTGTGCTTCTGGGAGAAGCCAGCGAATGGGAAACTCCTGAATATATCCGGGATGCGCGTCAGCAGGGCCAAATGATTTCACTGGTTGTGCTGGGGCATATCATGAGCGAAGCCGCTGGTATGGAATGGCTGGTTTCGTGGCTAAAGCCGAAGGTTCCCGGTGTAAAGGTCAGCTATATTCCATCGGGCAACCCGTTTAGTTATGAATGA
- a CDS encoding amidohydrolase family protein, whose amino-acid sequence MFTSSGRPLCIIGNVVDAQGQESLKSILVRNGRIVEIQNGKGPFDLPDLILLELADEEVVFPGLINLHVHSEYNVFPIWRSPAVWSNRFQWRNNDQYIRDIKNFKEYIDAGWKQESFEFIESVLRAPAADNWPPLTKAERATAMREVLKLHGIVTELQAVAGGTTLVQQTIRLEDDGKLPNFIIRDTTDPGELGIPQTQKVFSVVDFVRPAPNFDVPSAPAQANADTSNWPMMHHPGLADFLNSVQEGNSRYYACIAHIAEGRSGYLQQGNPDGFSRREFKEFRRALSQLSNARFIKTANLTLTHACGLDYSDQDTLDFLRDNHISVVWSPVSNLILYRDTIPVKTLLDHGINVCLGSDWAPSGSKHVWDEFKFARHFCDALSLSIPDADLLAMMTQNPANALGSLKTGAIRPGYNADFFILQKQSAKQPALTALHTQDDRSVRCTIVNGRIVYGDNELFDRTLSVDYQRIPPSEGQVATQKVVSINSNLHFDLIKALSQVDLLMHRYTNTIVNQPWLQRTRMLSADDFVYQHYIKQLKTDFAELIR is encoded by the coding sequence ATGTTTACGTCCTCTGGTCGCCCGTTATGTATAATTGGAAACGTAGTTGATGCTCAGGGGCAAGAATCGCTCAAGTCAATTCTGGTTCGAAACGGTCGAATCGTTGAGATCCAGAACGGTAAGGGGCCTTTCGATTTGCCCGATTTGATTTTGCTGGAACTAGCTGACGAGGAAGTTGTTTTTCCAGGGCTAATCAATTTACACGTTCATTCGGAATACAACGTATTTCCGATCTGGCGGAGTCCGGCCGTCTGGAGCAACCGGTTTCAGTGGCGAAACAACGATCAGTATATTCGGGATATAAAAAATTTCAAGGAATACATCGATGCGGGCTGGAAGCAGGAATCGTTCGAGTTCATCGAATCGGTGCTTCGGGCGCCAGCCGCCGACAATTGGCCCCCCTTAACCAAAGCCGAACGCGCTACGGCCATGCGTGAGGTTCTGAAACTACATGGTATTGTTACAGAGCTACAGGCAGTGGCTGGTGGCACTACACTTGTTCAGCAAACAATCAGGCTGGAAGACGACGGCAAGCTGCCCAACTTTATTATCCGCGACACCACTGATCCGGGCGAATTGGGCATTCCGCAAACGCAGAAAGTGTTTTCAGTAGTCGATTTCGTACGGCCGGCCCCCAATTTCGATGTGCCCTCGGCACCTGCGCAGGCTAATGCTGATACGAGCAACTGGCCCATGATGCACCATCCTGGTCTTGCCGATTTCCTGAATTCGGTTCAGGAAGGAAACAGTCGCTATTATGCCTGTATTGCCCATATTGCCGAGGGCCGCTCGGGCTACCTTCAGCAGGGGAATCCCGATGGATTTAGTCGCCGGGAATTTAAAGAGTTTCGGCGGGCACTTTCGCAACTTAGCAATGCCCGGTTTATTAAAACGGCGAACCTGACACTGACTCATGCCTGCGGATTGGATTATTCGGACCAGGACACGCTCGATTTCCTGCGCGATAACCACATCAGCGTGGTTTGGTCACCAGTGTCGAATCTGATTTTATATCGTGATACGATTCCTGTTAAAACCTTACTGGATCATGGCATCAACGTTTGTCTGGGGTCAGACTGGGCTCCGAGTGGCAGCAAGCATGTTTGGGACGAATTCAAGTTTGCCCGTCATTTTTGTGATGCCTTATCCTTATCGATTCCTGATGCCGACTTACTGGCCATGATGACACAGAATCCGGCCAATGCATTAGGGAGTCTGAAAACGGGGGCTATCCGACCGGGCTACAATGCCGATTTTTTTATTCTACAGAAACAATCGGCAAAGCAGCCAGCCCTGACCGCTTTGCATACGCAGGACGACCGTTCGGTGCGTTGTACTATCGTGAACGGCCGGATTGTGTATGGCGATAACGAGTTATTTGATCGTACACTATCCGTCGATTATCAGCGAATTCCTCCCAGCGAAGGGCAGGTAGCAACCCAGAAAGTTGTCAGTATCAACTCGAATTTGCATTTTGATCTGATAAAGGCGTTAAGTCAGGTTGACTTGCTGATGCATCGATATACGAACACGATTGTGAATCAGCCCTGGCTTCAGCGAACCCGCATGCTGTCGGCCGATGATTTTGTTTATCAGCACTATATCAAACAACTGAAAACAGATTTTGCAGAGTTAATTCGGTAG
- a CDS encoding group II truncated hemoglobin, with translation MEQKSIPTLYEWAGGNERLEQLTALFYGKVFQDELLEPVFRHMSAEHTRHVAHFIGEVFGGPPTYTQTDQGSHADMVSHHVGKHLTEPMRKRWMALLLESADELGVPDDPEFRSALVGYLEWGSRIAVLNSTSAENPVQPGEPMPKWGWGVPGGPYQPS, from the coding sequence ATGGAGCAGAAATCAATTCCAACATTATACGAATGGGCTGGTGGCAATGAGCGTCTGGAGCAGCTAACCGCCCTGTTTTATGGTAAGGTTTTCCAGGATGAACTGCTGGAGCCTGTCTTTCGGCATATGTCGGCTGAACATACCCGGCATGTAGCCCATTTCATTGGCGAAGTATTTGGTGGCCCACCTACCTACACCCAAACCGACCAGGGTAGCCATGCCGATATGGTGTCGCACCATGTAGGCAAGCACCTGACCGAACCCATGCGCAAACGCTGGATGGCTCTGCTGCTGGAAAGTGCCGATGAGCTGGGCGTACCCGACGATCCCGAATTTCGGTCGGCGCTGGTCGGGTATCTGGAATGGGGAAGCCGAATTGCCGTACTGAACTCAACCAGTGCCGAAAATCCTGTTCAGCCGGGCGAACCCATGCCCAAATGGGGTTGGGGCGTTCCGGGTGGGCCTTATCAGCCATCATAA
- a CDS encoding DUF4249 domain-containing protein, giving the protein MNIRRGTYSRIHSIAHSLIILFGLTSCIDTIQLDLKDVGDQIVIEGKLTDDSTGNEILVTKAVDFQLKNDFPPVTDATVTVRDETTNQTEVLTQTYPGVYSIQQLKGISEHQYTLTVQADGNTYTATSTMPARVNFDQLTYESVKRLKTVTQMVAVYQDPASVDNYYRWVLVANRLQSNNVFVRSDVATNGNLVRQTIVDDVEINPGDTITVDMQCLSKTSYDYFNGLMKLQGNNINQGASPTNPQTNLSGGALGHFSAYTSQKRTVVVQ; this is encoded by the coding sequence ATGAATATCCGTCGCGGTACTTATTCTCGTATTCACTCAATTGCTCATTCACTCATTATACTGTTCGGTCTCACCTCCTGCATCGATACAATTCAGCTAGACCTGAAGGATGTTGGTGATCAGATCGTTATTGAAGGAAAACTGACTGATGACTCAACCGGTAACGAAATTCTGGTGACGAAAGCGGTTGACTTTCAATTGAAAAATGACTTTCCGCCTGTTACCGACGCCACCGTTACCGTGCGTGACGAAACGACAAACCAAACCGAAGTTCTCACCCAAACCTATCCGGGGGTATACAGCATTCAGCAGTTAAAAGGCATCTCGGAACATCAGTACACATTGACGGTTCAGGCCGACGGCAACACCTACACGGCTACCTCAACCATGCCTGCCAGGGTGAATTTCGATCAATTAACCTACGAATCGGTAAAACGGCTGAAAACAGTAACGCAAATGGTGGCTGTTTATCAGGACCCGGCTAGTGTAGATAATTACTACCGATGGGTCCTGGTTGCCAATCGATTGCAGTCCAACAATGTGTTTGTTCGGTCCGATGTTGCCACGAATGGGAATCTGGTCCGGCAAACGATTGTCGATGATGTTGAGATCAACCCCGGCGACACCATTACGGTCGATATGCAGTGTTTGTCAAAAACTTCGTACGATTACTTCAATGGGTTGATGAAATTGCAGGGCAATAACATCAATCAGGGTGCATCGCCTACTAACCCACAAACCAATTTGTCGGGTGGCGCATTGGGCCATTTCAGCGCCTATACATCGCAGAAACGGACGGTAGTAGTTCAGTAA
- a CDS encoding TonB-dependent receptor — protein MGDLFAIDWGNATGTLRWNHLYNNKLFGNTSLIYSQYDYQVEVANGSNQFSLKSSINDINLKQEFSYFPNPKNAMRFGVNVIHHSITPRTRTATGENSSINNTHDPDRRSYESAIYVTNKWQPVEKFTVEYGIRLTSFAVMGGSNYYTLDASQNIVDTLKYAKNQVVQHYFNAEPRLSMAYVIRPDMSIKASYTRNVQNLHLLSTSNASTPNDRWIQSSNIVRPELADQVALGFFKNLYDNAYEFSTEIYYKAMQNQIDYKNGADFTYSDNLETQLLFGKGRAYGAEFLFRKKTGLLTGWIGYTLSRTEKQIKGINNNSWYPAKQDRTHDVSVVGIYKLSPKWTLSGTWVYNTGNAVSFPTGKYRIDGTVFFNYTERNGYRMPAYHRLDLGATVQFKKRRNFEADLAFGLYNAYGRANPYAINFEQSTDDPSVTEVQRVTLFKYVPYVTYNFKF, from the coding sequence TTGGGCGATCTGTTTGCCATCGACTGGGGCAATGCAACCGGTACGCTTCGCTGGAATCACCTCTATAATAACAAACTCTTTGGTAATACGTCGCTGATTTACAGTCAGTATGATTATCAGGTTGAGGTAGCCAATGGCAGCAATCAGTTCAGCCTCAAATCGTCGATTAACGACATTAATCTCAAGCAGGAGTTTAGCTATTTCCCGAATCCGAAAAACGCCATGCGCTTCGGTGTCAACGTGATTCATCACAGCATCACGCCCCGCACTCGCACGGCCACCGGTGAGAATTCGAGTATCAACAACACCCACGACCCTGATCGTAGGTCGTACGAAAGCGCGATTTACGTTACCAACAAATGGCAGCCAGTGGAGAAATTTACTGTTGAATACGGAATACGCCTGACGTCGTTTGCCGTAATGGGCGGCAGTAATTACTATACGCTGGATGCCAGTCAGAACATTGTCGATACGTTGAAATACGCCAAAAATCAGGTTGTTCAACACTATTTTAATGCCGAACCCCGACTATCGATGGCCTATGTGATCCGGCCCGATATGTCGATAAAAGCGTCGTATACGCGCAATGTCCAGAATCTGCACCTGCTGTCGACATCCAACGCATCGACGCCCAACGATCGCTGGATTCAAAGCAGCAATATTGTTCGGCCCGAACTTGCCGATCAGGTCGCGTTAGGCTTTTTCAAAAATCTATACGACAACGCCTACGAGTTCAGTACGGAAATCTATTACAAAGCCATGCAAAACCAGATCGACTATAAAAACGGTGCCGATTTTACGTATAGCGACAATCTGGAAACGCAGTTGCTCTTTGGCAAAGGACGAGCCTACGGGGCCGAATTTTTATTCCGTAAGAAAACCGGCCTGCTTACCGGTTGGATTGGTTACACCCTGTCGCGCACCGAAAAGCAGATTAAGGGTATCAACAACAACTCGTGGTACCCGGCCAAACAGGACCGCACACACGATGTTTCGGTGGTGGGCATCTATAAACTGTCGCCCAAATGGACATTGTCGGGAACCTGGGTCTACAATACGGGTAATGCGGTTAGTTTCCCGACGGGTAAATACCGCATCGACGGCACCGTATTTTTCAACTATACTGAACGCAACGGCTACCGAATGCCCGCCTATCACCGGCTCGATCTGGGCGCTACAGTGCAGTTCAAAAAACGACGAAACTTTGAGGCTGATCTGGCTTTTGGGCTTTACAATGCCTACGGACGGGCGAATCCATATGCAATCAACTTCGAGCAAAGCACCGACGATCCATCGGTCACGGAAGTGCAGCGCGTCACGCTATTCAAATATGTGCCCTACGTAACCTATAACTTCAAATTCTGA
- a CDS encoding TonB-dependent receptor, whose protein sequence is MNKRFLTIIFYMLVQVVMAQSKFTISGTVKDAKSGELMIGATIRVRELPSVGTVSNEYGFYSLTLPQGQYTLQTSLLGFADQAIPVNLTANQRLDLVLAESTQTLQEVVVKTTAANDNVSNPTMGVEKLAVKDIKNIPVLMGERDPLKVLQLLPGIKSAGEGNSGFNVRGGNSDQNLILLDEAPVYNASHLLGFFSTFNADAIKDLAIYKGGMPAQYGGRLSSVLDVKMNDGNNQDFHASGGIGLISSRLALEGPIQKDKSSFLLTGRRTYADAFLKLSNNSASIRTRFISTMSMPN, encoded by the coding sequence ATGAACAAACGATTTCTTACGATTATTTTCTACATGCTGGTGCAGGTTGTTATGGCACAGTCTAAATTCACCATTAGCGGCACGGTAAAAGATGCCAAATCGGGCGAGTTGATGATCGGTGCTACGATTCGTGTGCGCGAACTGCCATCAGTTGGTACGGTCAGCAACGAATATGGATTTTATTCGCTTACACTGCCGCAGGGGCAATATACATTACAAACCTCACTGCTGGGCTTTGCCGATCAGGCCATTCCTGTGAATCTGACCGCCAATCAAAGGCTCGATCTGGTGCTGGCCGAATCGACACAAACGCTTCAGGAAGTGGTAGTTAAAACAACGGCGGCTAATGATAACGTTTCGAATCCGACGATGGGTGTCGAAAAACTAGCCGTAAAAGACATCAAAAACATTCCGGTGCTGATGGGTGAACGCGACCCATTGAAGGTGTTGCAGTTGCTACCGGGCATCAAATCGGCGGGCGAAGGCAACAGTGGCTTCAACGTTCGGGGTGGCAACAGCGACCAGAACCTGATTCTGCTCGACGAAGCACCCGTTTATAATGCCTCGCATCTACTGGGTTTTTTCTCGACCTTCAATGCCGATGCCATTAAAGACCTGGCCATCTACAAGGGCGGGATGCCTGCCCAATACGGTGGCCGATTGTCGTCGGTGCTGGATGTGAAAATGAATGACGGCAATAATCAGGATTTTCATGCCAGTGGTGGCATTGGCCTGATTTCGAGTCGGCTGGCATTGGAGGGTCCCATTCAGAAAGATAAAAGCTCGTTTCTGCTGACGGGCCGCCGGACCTATGCCGATGCGTTTCTGAAACTGTCTAACAATTCAGCATCAATCAGAACACGCTTTATTTCTACGATGTCAATGCCAAACTAA
- a CDS encoding DUF6515 family protein: MKKKQEVFIGFVILLALNVGISSASFAQAVVRVAPRNTTVVVHRGVSYRYDGRVYYRPHRRGYVVVTPPVGLQVRMLPAGYTSVVVGGRPYFYFGGVYYIQRQPSVYEVVEIPKDAFLTTLPTGTETVMISGKRYYKINNTYYEKLISENGEERYVVAGERIP, from the coding sequence ATGAAAAAAAAGCAGGAAGTATTTATTGGATTCGTTATCCTATTGGCACTTAATGTTGGCATTTCATCTGCTTCATTCGCGCAGGCAGTAGTACGGGTTGCCCCTCGCAACACAACTGTTGTGGTTCATCGGGGTGTTTCGTATCGCTATGATGGTAGGGTATATTATCGACCGCATCGTCGGGGCTATGTTGTCGTAACGCCACCTGTTGGGTTGCAGGTACGTATGTTGCCCGCAGGCTACACTAGTGTGGTTGTTGGCGGCCGACCATACTTTTATTTTGGAGGAGTGTATTACATCCAACGTCAACCCAGTGTCTATGAGGTTGTGGAAATACCTAAAGATGCCTTTTTGACAACACTCCCCACAGGTACCGAAACGGTTATGATTAGCGGCAAACGCTACTACAAAATCAATAATACGTATTACGAAAAACTGATATCCGAAAACGGAGAAGAACGCTATGTGGTTGCGGGTGAGAGGATTCCGTGA
- a CDS encoding ABC transporter ATP-binding protein, with the protein MSVILTAQHINKYFYTPDKFQVLNEVSISVQKGEFVSIIGKSGSGKSTMLYILSTMDTDYEGQLCLNGQLVTGQSQQTLAHFRNEHLGFVFQFHYLLPDFSCLKNVMIPALRLGKYSFAEIEQRAYEKLTLLGLKEQALKPASQLSGGQQQRVAIARALINDPMIIMGDEPTGNLDSRNTAVVFDMFRQLTKDYGQTIITVTHDNDFAAKSDRIIEMQDGKVIAGPIQGH; encoded by the coding sequence ATGAGTGTCATTCTCACCGCCCAACACATCAACAAGTACTTCTACACGCCCGACAAATTTCAGGTATTGAACGAGGTTAGTATTTCGGTACAGAAAGGGGAATTTGTGTCGATTATCGGTAAGTCGGGGAGTGGTAAATCGACCATGCTCTATATCCTGTCCACAATGGATACCGACTACGAAGGTCAGTTGTGCCTGAACGGCCAATTGGTTACGGGGCAGTCGCAGCAGACGCTGGCGCATTTCCGCAACGAGCATCTGGGTTTCGTGTTTCAGTTTCACTACCTGCTTCCCGATTTCTCCTGCCTGAAAAACGTCATGATTCCGGCTCTGAGGCTGGGTAAGTACTCATTCGCCGAAATCGAGCAGCGAGCCTATGAGAAATTGACCTTACTCGGCCTGAAAGAGCAGGCACTAAAACCCGCTTCGCAACTGTCGGGTGGGCAACAGCAACGGGTTGCTATTGCCCGTGCACTCATCAACGATCCAATGATTATTATGGGCGATGAGCCAACGGGCAATCTGGATTCGCGCAATACGGCCGTTGTGTTCGATATGTTTCGGCAGTTGACCAAAGATTACGGGCAGACCATCATAACCGTAACCCACGACAACGATTTTGCCGCCAAATCAGACCGGATCATTGAAATGCAGGACGGGAAAGTCATTGCCGGGCCTATACAAGGTCATTAA
- a CDS encoding FtsX-like permease family protein: protein MHLDINTDIAFTYLTARPKQTAVAAIGVMFGISMYIFMNSLITGTNDYFEKVTLSTTPHLRLYAENPMATTAMLDRFFGTKRINLLSNPQLVPGDNRIYNPDALIISLKHDKLVSAVSPQVNVNVVYSVGSFQENGNVAGVSILEQDRMFDITSTMLAGNVEELANNPNGIIIGAELAKTLSLRKGDNLLLSSSQGVARQLEVVGIFKTTIKTIDKAKTYVNVPVAQQLLRQNRSYITDIYINLHNYAQAEDVSQLFAQRTGYTVESWQAANEQSLAARMIRDVIANAVVITILIVAGFGIYNILTMSIYEKIKEIAILKATGFDGADVVGIFIRQAIIIGLLGGLLGATVGWGLSLLASRYYIGMGNITYLPMSFHLRHYVQGFLFGVVTSFFAGYIPARKAANVDPVSIIRG, encoded by the coding sequence ATGCATCTGGATATAAACACCGATATCGCGTTTACGTACCTGACGGCCCGACCTAAACAGACGGCGGTGGCGGCCATTGGGGTTATGTTCGGCATTTCGATGTACATCTTCATGAACTCGTTGATTACGGGAACAAACGATTACTTCGAAAAAGTAACCCTGAGTACTACTCCGCACCTGCGCCTGTATGCCGAAAACCCAATGGCTACGACGGCTATGCTGGATCGTTTTTTTGGTACGAAGCGGATCAATCTGCTGAGTAATCCACAACTGGTTCCGGGCGACAACCGGATTTATAATCCCGATGCGCTGATAATCAGTCTGAAACACGATAAACTGGTGTCGGCCGTATCGCCACAGGTGAATGTAAACGTAGTGTATTCGGTCGGAAGCTTTCAGGAAAACGGCAACGTGGCTGGGGTGTCAATTCTGGAACAGGATCGGATGTTCGATATTACGTCGACGATGTTGGCTGGTAACGTTGAGGAACTGGCCAATAATCCGAATGGCATTATCATCGGTGCCGAACTGGCCAAAACACTAAGTCTTCGAAAAGGCGATAATCTGCTGCTGAGTTCATCGCAGGGCGTGGCGCGCCAACTGGAGGTAGTGGGTATTTTTAAGACAACCATCAAGACAATCGATAAAGCTAAAACATATGTCAACGTGCCTGTCGCGCAGCAACTCCTTCGGCAGAATCGAAGCTACATCACCGACATCTACATCAATCTGCACAATTACGCACAGGCTGAAGACGTAAGCCAGCTTTTTGCGCAGCGAACAGGCTATACGGTCGAAAGCTGGCAGGCCGCCAATGAGCAGTCGCTGGCAGCCCGGATGATTCGGGATGTAATTGCCAATGCGGTGGTGATTACCATTCTGATCGTAGCCGGTTTCGGGATTTATAACATTCTGACGATGAGTATCTATGAGAAGATCAAAGAGATCGCTATTCTGAAAGCAACCGGTTTCGATGGGGCCGATGTTGTCGGGATTTTTATCCGGCAGGCTATCATTATTGGGTTGCTTGGAGGCCTATTGGGTGCAACAGTAGGTTGGGGGTTGTCACTACTGGCTTCCAGATACTACATCGGTATGGGCAATATAACCTACCTGCCCATGTCGTTTCACCTGCGGCATTATGTGCAGGGGTTTCTATTCGGTGTTGTCACCTCCTTTTTCGCAGGCTATATCCCCGCCCGAAAAGCCGCCAACGTCGATCCGGTCAGCATTATCAGGGGATAG